The following are from one region of the Bactrocera oleae isolate idBacOlea1 chromosome 6, idBacOlea1, whole genome shotgun sequence genome:
- the LOC106627367 gene encoding uncharacterized protein, translated as MDIDYLAYLETFWAYFPYLFYSFVFLTLIPKSLRRIKTFADADYEANRHKYHRCYAPDICCHTMGEAVPKPKPRKAVTRVYPKRHSTAGTTEAYYGKQDTTPTTTVNHIKRQVEPASIQTNTHVNQIAKMFENVPTVTVSPALLGKKINRVTPTIQSQDDADSVEDVAHASPPPPKSTLNASRLSQLLSQEQLENSLSLLQETNTDEEQNCWRDSPPRRTKRRANAPPTLHYNGAGTSTTPSTASPVASSPPSDSPPLSASPLASSPVLFRPQLNIKSSLEDIFAAIARNAEKSENFIYAGCKSLSPVTSIDDILSQRRLSRPLSAYSISDLLNEESSTAMDEARVENFLSVLNKT; from the coding sequence ATGGATATTGATTACCTCGCATACTTGGAGACCTTTTGGGCTTACTTCCCCTACCTCTTCTACAGCTTTGTCTTCCTCACGCTTATACCGAAATCGCTGCGACGCATCAAAACTTTTGCCGACGCTGACTACGAAGCCAACCGTCACAAATATCATCGCTGCTATGCGCCGGACATTTGTTGTCATACAATGGGAGAAGCGGTGCCCAAGCCGAAACCGCGCAAAGCCGTAACACGCGTCTACCCGAAACGACACAGCACTGCGGGCACCACCGAAGCTTACTACGGCAAACAGGACACGACGCCGACGACGACAGTCAATCACATTAAACGACAGGTTGAACCAGCGTCAATACAAACCAACACACATGTCAATCAAATTGCGAAAATGTTCGAGAATGTGCCAACGGTGACGGTGTCACCCGCGCTCTTGGGCAAGAAAATCAATCGAGTCACACCAACCATACAATCGCAGGATGATGCCGACAGCGTTGAAGACGTCGCGCATGCGTCACCACCACCGCCGAAATCAACGCTGAATGCATCACGCCTCTCGCAGCTCCTCTCACAGGAGCAACTGGAGAATTCGCTGAGTTTGTTGCAAGAGACAAACACGGATGAAGAACAGAATTGCTGGCGCGACTCACCGCCACGACGCACGAAACGACGCGCCAACGCGCCCCCCACGTTGCATTACAACGGCGCCGGCACATCTACAACGCCATCGACCGCCTCGCCAGTCGCTTCGTCGCCACCCTCCGACTCACCACCATTATCCGCCTCGCCGCTCGCCTCATCGCCGGTGCTTTTCCGTCCGCAACTGAATATAAAATCCAGTTTAGAGGATATTTTCGCCGCTATCGCGCGCAACGCGGAGAAAAGCGAGAATTTCATATATGCCGGCTGCAAGTCACTGTCGCCCGTCACCTCCATCGATGACATACTGTCGCAGCGTCGCCTGTCACGTCCGCTCTCCGCTTACTCGATCAGCGATCTGTTGAATGAGGAGAGTAGCACAGCCATGGATGAGGCGCGCGTGGAGAACTTTCTGTCAGTGCTTAACAAGACTTGA